The DNA sequence GTTGTTCGACCACAGTGGATGTAGATCAAAAAAAATCTGCTACCAAAGCAAGAACAGATGGCGTATGAAGATCTATACTCAATGGGTTGCTCCATTAAAACTGCCCCACTCACCTGCGCGAGGCTACCTTTATGAGTCTGATAAAACGTATTCCTATCAACAAAATTGAGTTGGGTATGTATGTATCAGATCGAACCCCTGGCTTGGAAGACACAGAACTTAGACCCAAGGGTTTTATACGACGCTGGGAGACGGTAGACAAACTTTCCGGGTTCGGCCTAGAAGAAATTTATATTGATGTCCACCGAGGCCTCGACTCGCCTTTCACCTTGCCTATCGCCGGTACAGACGCACTAAAACCCCGCGTTGAACTGCAAAAAGAACGAGAACAAGCCGACAAAGTTTATGCCGAGGCTCGAGGCTTAGTCACGAGCATATTGCGGGATGTAAAGATGGGTAATGCTATTGATGTTGGTCCGGTGGAAAGCCTTGCCGACGATATCAATGAATCCGTCCTTAACAACCACAATGCCCTACTCTGCCTCGCGGCTATTCGCGAGAAAGATCAGTACCTGCTGGAACATTCCATTAATGTGGGTATTTTGATGGGCGTCTTCGCTCGCTTCTTGGGCTACGAGGACGAACTCATCCACATGCTGGTAACCGGCGCATTGCTACACGATATTGGCAAGATCCGCGTGCACCATCAGATCCTCAACAAACCAGGCAAATTGACCGACGAAGAA is a window from the Teredinibacter franksiae genome containing:
- a CDS encoding HD-GYP domain-containing protein, which translates into the protein MSLIKRIPINKIELGMYVSDRTPGLEDTELRPKGFIRRWETVDKLSGFGLEEIYIDVHRGLDSPFTLPIAGTDALKPRVELQKEREQADKVYAEARGLVTSILRDVKMGNAIDVGPVESLADDINESVLNNHNALLCLAAIREKDQYLLEHSINVGILMGVFARFLGYEDELIHMLVTGALLHDIGKIRVHHQILNKPGKLTDEEWMEMKRHVVYGQEVLLKSEGVSAVALSICGMHHERLDGGGYPMGVKEHEIDNFGRLAAIVDVYDALTADRVYHKGKPPAHAMHFLMGLTEGHLDRQLVNMFVRCISVYPVGSLVELSNGRAGVVISVNHAHPESPIVKTIYNLLHKNYETPKICDLRRNLSETHIEGVLNPEDYGIKINDFI